A DNA window from uncultured Methanoregula sp. contains the following coding sequences:
- a CDS encoding DapH/DapD/GlmU-related protein has protein sequence MIEYGLNKVGEKARIFEPVTLGFPSRENMDKTGFAGSIIGKNATLRSGTIIYCDVIIGDDFQTGHNVMIREKTRIGNHVAIGTSTVIDGKVTIGNNVSIQSMVYIPTDTRIGNNVFIGPNTVLTNDRYPPSYGQMEGPVIKDRAAIGANATILPGVCIGEGALVAAGSVVTRDVPDRMLAIGSPAKMRDLPTPVAER, from the coding sequence ATGATAGAATACGGACTGAACAAAGTCGGAGAAAAGGCCAGGATATTCGAACCCGTCACGCTTGGTTTTCCATCCCGCGAGAACATGGATAAAACGGGGTTTGCAGGTTCAATAATAGGGAAAAATGCAACCCTGCGATCCGGCACGATAATCTACTGCGATGTGATTATCGGTGACGATTTCCAGACAGGGCATAATGTGATGATCCGGGAAAAGACACGGATTGGAAACCATGTTGCCATTGGCACGTCAACGGTAATAGATGGGAAAGTCACTATCGGGAACAACGTGAGCATTCAGAGTATGGTCTACATCCCCACCGACACCCGGATCGGGAACAATGTATTTATCGGGCCCAATACCGTTTTAACTAACGATCGATATCCGCCCTCCTATGGGCAGATGGAGGGGCCGGTGATCAAAGACCGGGCTGCTATCGGTGCCAATGCCACGATCCTCCCGGGAGTCTGTATCGGGGAAGGTGCGCTTGTCGCTGCCGGATCCGTCGTGACAAGAGATGTTCCGGACAGGATGCTTGCTATCGGATCTCCAGCGAAAATGCGGGATCTTCCAACACCAGTGGCAGAACGCTGA
- a CDS encoding glycosyltransferase family 4 protein, with amino-acid sequence MKILLVSTQDYIHHPVLSRHHNIFEILAQRHDVHVAHFHVSRCPPRPTRLTVDEATLIPIQSPLLHYTLNTPYHYYAFNRLLKKEKFDVIVAAHVLAGSAIIHAAKKQNIPVIFDLKDWFPDSAAAYFKNRFLKNAVRKSVWAITRHNLENCDIITTVSPSLVEKLRQLGFSAELITNGVDTEFFKPSDGSPVRKELGIANGDFVIGFCGSIERWYALDEMIRALPSLIRYRPDTRLLIVGGSLFTNYEQELKDLVETLQVSDNVIFTGLKPYTELPRYIASMDACTIPLAPPQWGDIALPNKYFEYSACGKPIVMRPMPDVEKIGGPNLFVYRTQVEYTAHIRALMDHPSTFSINTEKNSWNEKARQFEEIFARIV; translated from the coding sequence ATGAAGATCCTCCTCGTATCAACTCAGGATTACATCCATCACCCGGTCCTGTCACGGCACCATAACATCTTCGAGATCCTGGCACAACGACACGATGTTCACGTTGCACATTTTCATGTCAGCAGATGTCCACCCCGGCCTACCCGGCTGACGGTGGATGAAGCCACCCTGATCCCCATCCAGAGCCCCCTGTTACATTATACGCTCAACACACCCTATCATTACTACGCCTTTAACCGGCTCTTAAAAAAAGAGAAGTTCGATGTAATCGTTGCTGCACATGTCCTCGCAGGCTCGGCCATTATTCATGCAGCAAAAAAACAAAACATCCCTGTTATATTCGATCTTAAAGACTGGTTTCCCGACTCTGCCGCAGCGTATTTTAAAAACCGGTTCCTTAAGAATGCGGTACGGAAGAGTGTCTGGGCGATTACCAGACATAATCTCGAGAACTGTGATATAATCACAACAGTCTCCCCCTCACTCGTAGAGAAACTCAGGCAGCTGGGTTTTTCAGCAGAGTTGATTACGAACGGGGTGGATACAGAATTCTTCAAACCTTCTGACGGGAGCCCTGTTCGGAAAGAGCTGGGGATAGCAAACGGAGATTTTGTCATCGGATTCTGCGGGAGCATCGAGCGATGGTATGCACTTGACGAGATGATCCGTGCTCTGCCAAGCCTTATCCGGTACCGTCCGGATACACGGCTTCTCATTGTCGGAGGATCCCTGTTTACCAATTATGAGCAGGAACTGAAGGATCTGGTTGAAACACTTCAAGTATCAGACAATGTAATTTTTACCGGACTCAAACCCTATACGGAACTCCCCCGCTATATCGCATCCATGGATGCCTGCACGATTCCTCTTGCTCCGCCACAATGGGGCGATATTGCCCTCCCCAACAAATACTTCGAATATTCCGCCTGCGGCAAACCGATTGTTATGCGGCCGATGCCCGATGTGGAGAAGATTGGCGGACCAAACCTGTTTGTATACAGGACTCAAGTGGAATATACCGCCCACATCAGGGCTCTTATGGATCACCCATCCACATTTTCAATAAATACGGAGAAAAACAGCTGGAACGAGAAAGCAAGGCAGTTTGAGGAAATATTTGCCCGCATTGTGTAG
- a CDS encoding oligosaccharyl transferase, archaeosortase A system-associated, whose product MVFLDLQKHRKYLIFGLVAIFSFFALWLRLIPMFFMGNTDVLMMVASDDPLYNLRQVELIMANFPNYAWFDPMSLYPGGSAIYWGPLFPTIIAACCILTGASTRPEIISLGLIIPPLMGAATVAIMYYIGKCCGDWKTGLLASGFTAIVTGQFYYRSLYGYMDHHIAEVLFSTIFCLIYLYAILSEKDNKIDLKNIHTYKKTLLLSGLAGITYILGLLVMPTMILFAMIVGAFTLIQFVIDHFRGRTSEYLLIINSVIFLVAIAGLLLFGFKSTGMDLSTYSIGHVYAYISLIAGTIFLYILSGALKTKERFFFPAVIIGCAAICTLLLYVFIPQLYTLLVYDIFAFFGQAPITETVQEARGWSTALAWNTFNFGILLMLGGIIVMAYNNFRDEHPEQVFVLVWSLIILFSTWQHVRYEYYLAINVALLSAACMSFVISRGEGEFHRMVKNLPQETAASDSKDSDKESPARGKKKKNLAKKEMSSHQTNYPAVCLFIVGVLVSLLFVYSSVSLSYVSASQDPMRMNSDWRESLDWMANNTPGTGVDYLKIYDSKTFKYPSQAYGVMSWWDYGHLITYIAKRIPNSNPFQQGVAGSNGSAAFFMSTSEDTANTILDQDGTRYVITDAEMDTGKFWAMATWYNSTEGSRPYQITLLTPNSANPDSYDSFMLNEKPYYHTMVSKLHNLDGSLTKPSTVYYVEYANPTISGSSLPVMTKADSTNSTDAIFRAEQYNLKAPAGYQAQALNPSLTNPIDEVPALRHYRLVHESPTNVLNSKVADVKYVKVFEYVKGAHIKGEGIIEVPVVTNTGRNFTYRQASINGEFVVPYSTTGSSYDVKTTGKYQISGSNRQYDVPEAAVMQGLTIQ is encoded by the coding sequence ATGGTATTTCTTGATCTTCAAAAACACCGAAAGTACCTGATTTTCGGTCTTGTCGCAATCTTTTCATTTTTTGCTCTCTGGCTTCGCCTGATTCCCATGTTTTTCATGGGGAACACGGATGTCCTGATGATGGTGGCAAGCGACGATCCGCTCTACAACCTCCGCCAGGTGGAGTTGATCATGGCGAATTTCCCCAATTATGCCTGGTTTGATCCCATGAGCCTCTATCCTGGCGGGTCAGCTATCTACTGGGGTCCGCTCTTTCCCACGATCATTGCCGCATGCTGTATCCTGACCGGGGCCTCAACCCGCCCTGAGATCATCAGTCTCGGGCTCATTATTCCGCCCCTCATGGGTGCCGCTACCGTTGCCATCATGTATTATATCGGCAAGTGCTGCGGGGACTGGAAAACAGGGCTTCTCGCCTCAGGTTTCACAGCGATTGTAACAGGACAGTTCTATTACCGGTCCCTTTACGGGTACATGGATCACCATATCGCAGAGGTCCTTTTTTCCACGATCTTCTGCCTTATCTACCTGTATGCAATCCTATCCGAGAAAGATAATAAAATTGACTTAAAAAATATTCACACCTACAAAAAAACCCTCCTCTTATCGGGCCTTGCCGGGATAACTTACATTCTCGGGCTGCTGGTCATGCCAACAATGATTCTCTTCGCGATGATTGTTGGGGCATTTACATTGATACAGTTTGTTATCGACCATTTCCGCGGCCGGACAAGCGAATATCTCCTCATCATCAACAGCGTGATTTTCCTTGTAGCAATTGCAGGCCTGCTCCTCTTCGGATTCAAATCAACAGGCATGGACCTGTCAACCTATTCGATCGGTCATGTTTATGCATACATCAGCCTTATTGCAGGAACGATCTTTTTATACATCCTTTCAGGAGCGCTAAAAACAAAAGAGCGGTTTTTTTTCCCTGCGGTTATTATCGGCTGTGCAGCAATTTGTACACTTCTGCTCTATGTTTTCATCCCGCAGCTCTATACTCTCCTGGTCTATGATATTTTTGCATTCTTCGGACAGGCGCCAATAACCGAAACGGTTCAGGAAGCACGGGGATGGTCGACAGCACTCGCATGGAATACATTTAACTTCGGCATTCTCCTGATGCTGGGCGGGATCATCGTCATGGCCTATAACAACTTCCGTGACGAGCACCCGGAACAGGTATTTGTACTGGTCTGGTCACTCATCATACTCTTCTCCACATGGCAGCATGTCCGGTACGAGTACTATCTTGCGATCAATGTAGCCCTCCTGTCAGCAGCATGCATGAGTTTTGTGATTTCCCGCGGAGAGGGTGAGTTCCACCGCATGGTGAAGAATCTGCCGCAGGAGACCGCTGCATCAGACAGCAAGGATTCGGATAAGGAAAGTCCGGCCCGGGGTAAAAAGAAGAAAAATCTCGCGAAAAAAGAGATGTCATCCCACCAGACAAATTATCCGGCTGTCTGCCTGTTCATTGTCGGAGTGCTCGTAAGCCTGCTCTTTGTATATTCATCAGTCTCCCTCAGTTACGTGAGCGCTTCCCAGGATCCAATGCGGATGAATTCGGACTGGCGCGAATCCCTTGACTGGATGGCTAACAATACACCAGGTACCGGAGTAGACTACCTCAAGATATACGATTCGAAAACTTTCAAGTACCCAAGCCAGGCATATGGCGTAATGTCCTGGTGGGACTACGGTCACCTGATTACATATATTGCCAAACGGATTCCCAATTCGAACCCCTTCCAGCAGGGAGTTGCCGGGTCTAATGGATCAGCGGCATTTTTCATGTCAACTTCGGAAGACACTGCAAATACTATCCTGGATCAGGATGGCACCCGGTATGTCATTACGGATGCAGAAATGGACACAGGTAAGTTCTGGGCAATGGCCACATGGTATAACTCTACAGAGGGAAGCAGGCCCTACCAGATTACCCTCCTGACGCCAAACAGTGCAAATCCTGATAGCTACGATTCGTTCATGCTCAATGAAAAGCCGTACTACCATACCATGGTCTCGAAACTGCACAACTTAGATGGATCCCTCACAAAACCCTCGACCGTGTATTATGTTGAGTACGCAAACCCGACGATCAGCGGCTCGTCACTGCCGGTCATGACCAAAGCCGATTCAACAAATTCAACCGACGCAATTTTCAGGGCTGAGCAGTATAACCTCAAAGCACCGGCAGGATATCAGGCACAGGCACTGAACCCGTCGCTTACCAATCCTATCGATGAAGTTCCGGCTCTCCGCCACTATCGCCTTGTCCATGAATCCCCGACAAACGTCCTCAATTCAAAGGTTGCCGATGTGAAGTACGTCAAGGTCTTCGAGTATGTCAAAGGAGCCCATATCAAAGGCGAGGGGATCATCGAGGTCCCGGTTGTTACCAATACTGGCCGGAATTTTACCTATCGCCAGGCAAGTATCAACGGTGAGTTCGTTGTCCCGTATTCGACTACAGGTAGCTCCTATGACGTGAAAACAACCGGAAAATACCAGATTTCAGGATCCAACCGCCAGTATGATGTGCCGGAAGCTGCTGTCATGCAGGGCTTGACAATCCAGTAA
- a CDS encoding DUF2098 domain-containing protein has translation MLAEEITLGMKVRYPRTGTTGKVLHLEQVRGVTFAELDSTNLLYRVDQLIPATGTEKRTASIQVDAKKIIENEREFAAGSGLQEALKNIDQSCEGGG, from the coding sequence ATGTTAGCTGAAGAGATTACCCTCGGGATGAAAGTCCGCTACCCCCGCACCGGGACAACCGGTAAGGTTCTGCATCTGGAACAGGTCCGGGGTGTGACGTTTGCTGAACTGGACAGCACAAATCTCCTCTACCGGGTCGATCAGCTCATTCCCGCAACCGGGACTGAAAAGAGAACAGCATCGATTCAGGTGGATGCAAAAAAAATTATTGAAAATGAAAGGGAGTTCGCTGCCGGGAGCGGACTTCAGGAAGCCCTCAAAAATATCGACCAGAGCTGTGAAGGCGGGGGATAA
- a CDS encoding translation initiation factor IF-2 subunit gamma, with product MHDVTVPSVNIGVVGHVDHGKTTLVNALTGTWTDRHSEEVKRGISIRLGYADATFYRCDSCEGTEAFSTNQTCPKCSSSGTPFRSISFVDAPGHETLMATMLSGSALMDGAMLVIAASEKCPQPQTKEHLMALELVGIKNIVIVQSKIDVVSQKEAVDNYHEIKAFVKGTIAENAPIIPVSSQKGINMGALVQALDQVIPEPKRDPDAEPVMLIARSFDVNKPGCNWKDVKGGVVGGSLIRGILRADDKIEIRPGRQTQVENRIKWVPIKTTITTINAGSKVVETATPGGLLGVGTKLDPALTKSDALAGQVLGHEGKLPPVWDKIRCSVTLMERVVGATSELVIEPLKHSEPLMLSVGTAVTVGVVTNTKKDYVEIALKRPVCAEVGSRIAMSRQVGARWRLIGMGVLGE from the coding sequence TTGCATGATGTGACAGTTCCCAGTGTCAATATCGGGGTCGTAGGTCATGTCGACCATGGCAAGACCACGCTCGTCAACGCACTCACCGGGACATGGACTGACCGGCACAGTGAGGAAGTGAAGCGGGGCATTTCCATCCGGCTCGGATATGCGGACGCAACGTTTTACCGGTGCGATTCCTGCGAAGGAACCGAGGCGTTTTCAACAAACCAGACCTGTCCGAAATGCAGCAGCAGCGGAACACCGTTCCGTTCCATATCATTTGTTGATGCACCGGGGCATGAGACGCTGATGGCAACGATGTTATCAGGTTCAGCCCTGATGGACGGGGCAATGCTGGTGATTGCCGCAAGCGAGAAATGCCCGCAGCCGCAGACAAAAGAGCACCTGATGGCGCTCGAGCTCGTGGGTATAAAGAACATCGTGATCGTCCAGAGCAAGATCGATGTTGTCAGCCAGAAAGAAGCCGTGGACAATTACCACGAGATCAAGGCGTTTGTAAAAGGCACGATAGCCGAGAACGCCCCCATCATTCCCGTCTCATCGCAGAAGGGGATCAATATGGGGGCACTTGTCCAGGCACTGGATCAGGTTATTCCTGAACCGAAACGGGATCCTGATGCCGAGCCGGTAATGCTTATCGCCCGCTCGTTCGATGTCAATAAGCCGGGCTGTAACTGGAAGGATGTCAAAGGCGGCGTTGTCGGGGGATCTCTTATCCGGGGCATCCTCCGCGCAGACGACAAGATCGAGATCCGCCCGGGCAGGCAGACCCAGGTGGAGAACCGTATCAAGTGGGTTCCCATCAAGACTACGATCACCACCATCAACGCCGGGTCAAAAGTTGTTGAAACGGCAACTCCCGGGGGGCTTTTGGGCGTAGGGACCAAACTCGACCCCGCACTCACGAAAAGCGATGCTCTTGCCGGCCAGGTGCTGGGCCACGAGGGGAAACTCCCCCCGGTCTGGGACAAGATCCGGTGCAGCGTCACCCTGATGGAACGCGTTGTCGGAGCAACAAGCGAGCTTGTCATCGAGCCGCTGAAACATTCCGAACCGCTGATGCTCTCTGTCGGGACTGCAGTGACCGTGGGCGTCGTGACGAATACCAAGAAAGATTACGTGGAAATCGCTCTGAAGCGACCCGTATGTGCAGAGGTGGGTTCACGGATAGCCATGAGCCGGCAGGTGGGAGCACGCTGGCGGTTAATCGGGATGGGTGTGCTGGGCGAGTGA
- a CDS encoding nucleotide-binding protein, producing MKVLLDANALMMPAQFQIDLFDELRMLLGSFEPVVLSGVLRELSGLSRAKGRDGAAARLGLTIGEKCTIAESNEMESVSIDAQVIEYATRNSCLVVTNDRRVREALFTRGIGVVSLRKQKKLEILRR from the coding sequence GTGAAGGTCCTGCTGGATGCAAATGCGCTGATGATGCCGGCGCAGTTCCAGATAGATCTTTTCGACGAGCTCCGTATGCTTCTGGGTTCCTTTGAACCAGTTGTTCTCTCCGGGGTCCTGCGGGAGCTTTCAGGTCTCTCGCGGGCAAAGGGGAGAGACGGGGCAGCAGCACGCCTTGGCCTGACCATAGGTGAGAAATGCACCATTGCAGAGAGCAATGAGATGGAATCGGTATCGATCGATGCACAGGTAATCGAATACGCGACCCGGAATTCCTGTCTGGTGGTTACCAACGACCGGCGCGTAAGAGAAGCGCTCTTTACCCGGGGCATTGGCGTAGTTTCATTAAGAAAACAGAAAAAACTGGAGATATTGCGGAGGTAA
- a CDS encoding DNA-directed RNA polymerase, with translation MYHKLLLEDKVRVPPQRLGEKLEKVILEVLQEQLEGSIDKEIGIFICVTKVLDVGEGELVPGDGGVYYDVRFEAMALRLALQEVIEGLVVETTSFGAFVSLGPIDAMLHVSQISDEYINYDEKNARLICQESKRYIGVGDVVRVRVVTLSLNEREPRDSKIGLTMRQAGLGTALWLEEEIAKEKEKGSQPATAVKERPAGKGKRKENASGE, from the coding sequence ATGTATCATAAACTACTTCTTGAGGATAAGGTGCGGGTTCCCCCCCAGCGTCTTGGGGAGAAACTCGAAAAAGTGATTCTTGAGGTCCTGCAGGAGCAGCTCGAGGGCAGCATTGATAAGGAGATTGGGATCTTCATCTGCGTGACAAAAGTGCTCGATGTCGGCGAGGGCGAACTCGTTCCCGGCGACGGGGGCGTGTATTACGATGTCCGGTTTGAGGCAATGGCGCTCAGGCTTGCCCTCCAGGAGGTCATCGAGGGTCTGGTTGTCGAAACCACCAGCTTTGGCGCATTCGTCAGCCTCGGACCGATAGATGCAATGTTGCACGTCAGCCAGATCTCCGATGAGTACATCAACTACGACGAGAAGAATGCCCGCCTCATCTGCCAGGAGTCCAAACGCTACATCGGTGTCGGGGACGTTGTCCGGGTCCGTGTGGTCACTCTCTCGCTGAACGAGCGCGAACCACGGGACAGCAAGATCGGCCTCACCATGCGCCAGGCGGGTCTTGGCACGGCGCTCTGGCTTGAGGAAGAGATCGCAAAGGAGAAAGAGAAAGGCAGCCAGCCTGCCACTGCCGTAAAGGAACGGCCAGCAGGAAAGGGAAAGAGGAAGGAGAATGCCTCCGGCGAATAA
- the spt4 gene encoding transcription elongation factor subunit Spt4: MPPANKKKQGKVCRDCHRVVDGENCVVCGTTNLSEDWSGYLVIIDPENSEVAKRMNIKLPGRYALKVR, translated from the coding sequence ATGCCTCCGGCGAATAAGAAGAAACAGGGAAAAGTCTGCCGCGACTGCCACCGGGTAGTTGACGGTGAGAACTGTGTAGTCTGTGGTACAACAAATTTAAGCGAGGACTGGTCCGGATACCTCGTTATCATCGATCCGGAAAACTCGGAAGTTGCCAAACGGATGAACATCAAGCTTCCGGGCCGTTATGCGCTGAAGGTCCGCTGA
- a CDS encoding GTP-dependent dephospho-CoA kinase family protein, with protein MLTLPEEHRRLFKEPFGELHREIEELLPRLSGHMVCAVGDVVTYNLQKHGIVPDVAVVDGYTMRTPCSRIPEVTSTCTMVKNPAGTLTDELIEALDRAVAHPPTTLVVDGEEDLAVIPMVIAAPLGAIVLYGQPGEGVVFRTVTPEAKETARIFLSHFIRS; from the coding sequence ATGCTCACTCTTCCCGAAGAGCACCGCCGGCTCTTCAAGGAACCGTTTGGCGAGCTCCATCGTGAGATCGAGGAGCTCCTCCCCCGTCTTTCCGGCCATATGGTCTGTGCAGTCGGGGATGTTGTCACGTACAATCTCCAGAAGCACGGGATCGTTCCCGATGTGGCAGTTGTCGATGGCTACACGATGCGGACGCCCTGCAGCAGGATACCGGAAGTCACCAGTACCTGTACCATGGTCAAGAACCCGGCAGGAACGCTGACCGACGAACTGATCGAGGCTCTCGACCGGGCAGTCGCACATCCTCCCACGACCCTCGTTGTCGATGGGGAGGAAGACCTGGCAGTCATCCCCATGGTGATCGCAGCCCCGCTTGGGGCTATCGTTCTCTACGGCCAGCCGGGGGAAGGGGTTGTATTCAGGACCGTGACCCCGGAAGCTAAGGAAACGGCGAGAATCTTCCTCAGCCACTTCATCCGTTCATAA
- a CDS encoding 30S ribosomal protein S24e, translated as MDFEITSDKRNELLSRREVQFNLKYDGATPSRMQIIGKLCALLNVKEHQVTLDTLNSSFGKTELTGAARIYDSEETRNKTERPHLAARGMPKPKEEGAA; from the coding sequence ATGGACTTTGAGATCACCAGCGATAAAAGGAATGAGCTTTTATCCAGAAGAGAGGTTCAGTTTAACCTCAAATACGACGGTGCAACCCCCTCCCGCATGCAGATCATCGGGAAACTCTGCGCACTCCTGAACGTGAAGGAGCACCAGGTTACCCTTGACACCCTGAACAGCAGCTTCGGCAAGACCGAGCTTACCGGCGCGGCACGCATCTACGACTCTGAAGAGACCAGGAACAAGACCGAGCGCCCGCATCTCGCTGCGCGCGGTATGCCCAAGCCCAAGGAAGAGGGAGCTGCATAA
- a CDS encoding 30S ribosomal protein S27ae, whose amino-acid sequence MAAKKAAASKGTVRGAYFKVEGAKVTTAKKYCPRCGPGVMMADHKDRATCGKCGYTEFRK is encoded by the coding sequence ATGGCAGCCAAGAAGGCAGCAGCTTCCAAGGGAACCGTGAGGGGCGCCTACTTCAAGGTTGAAGGCGCAAAGGTTACCACTGCAAAGAAATACTGCCCGCGCTGCGGACCCGGTGTCATGATGGCAGACCACAAGGACCGGGCCACCTGCGGCAAATGCGGATACACCGAATTCAGAAAATAA
- a CDS encoding bifunctional N(6)-L-threonylcarbamoyladenine synthase/serine/threonine protein kinase, translating into MPVFGQILGIEGTAWNLSAALFDHDLLALASRPYRPAQGGIHPREAAQHHASVMNELIGSVLSEPEKVSGIAFSQGPGLGPCLRTVATAARSLALALDVPLVGVNHCVAHVEIGCFATGCKDPIVLYASGANTQVIGYLNGRYRIFGETLDIGIGNALDKFARAKNFPHPGGPLIETHATGGRYIELPYTVKGMDLAFSGLISAAKESRAPLADVCYSLQETAFAMCVEVTERALSLSGKDEVLLVGGVGANRRLQEMLRIMCEERGARFFVPEQKYLGDNGAMIAYTGKLMLESGTSLPIEASQVNPSFRSDEVEVTWKRDPAKPVPGATGRQKDAPRQGAEAVITFGPAVVEKYRVAKKYRVPALDRRLVTERTRAEARLIHAARKGGVPTPVLHDITADTIVMERIPGTLLTDDLNEKNLINAGSTIGKLHSAGLMHGDLTTSNLVLRDGDGTCVLIDFGLAQVTQEIEQRGVDIHVLYQTLESTAPDRCAILKAAFESGYRETFAGADEILAREHEIELRGRYL; encoded by the coding sequence ATGCCTGTTTTTGGGCAGATACTCGGGATTGAGGGCACTGCCTGGAATCTCAGTGCCGCTCTTTTTGATCACGATCTTCTTGCTCTTGCATCGCGTCCGTACCGCCCTGCACAGGGGGGAATTCACCCCCGGGAAGCAGCGCAGCACCACGCGTCAGTGATGAACGAACTCATCGGCTCGGTCCTCTCAGAGCCGGAGAAGGTCAGCGGGATAGCATTTTCCCAGGGACCGGGTCTTGGTCCCTGCCTTCGCACGGTAGCCACGGCAGCCCGCTCCCTTGCGCTTGCGCTCGATGTCCCGCTTGTCGGGGTCAACCACTGCGTTGCCCACGTGGAGATCGGGTGTTTTGCCACCGGGTGCAAAGACCCCATAGTCCTCTATGCAAGCGGGGCAAACACCCAGGTGATCGGGTACCTGAACGGGCGGTATCGTATCTTTGGAGAGACGCTCGATATCGGGATCGGCAATGCCCTGGACAAATTCGCCCGGGCAAAGAACTTCCCTCACCCAGGGGGCCCCCTTATCGAAACACATGCAACGGGCGGCCGGTATATCGAACTCCCCTATACGGTAAAAGGGATGGATCTTGCCTTCTCGGGCCTCATCTCGGCTGCAAAAGAGAGCCGGGCACCGCTTGCAGATGTCTGTTACAGCCTTCAGGAGACAGCGTTTGCCATGTGCGTGGAAGTGACGGAGCGGGCACTCTCCCTGTCCGGTAAAGATGAAGTGCTCCTGGTCGGGGGTGTGGGGGCGAACCGGCGCCTCCAGGAGATGCTCAGGATCATGTGCGAGGAGCGCGGGGCACGGTTCTTTGTGCCCGAACAGAAATATCTCGGAGATAACGGGGCCATGATTGCCTACACGGGTAAACTGATGCTGGAGAGCGGAACATCGCTCCCGATCGAGGCCTCGCAGGTCAACCCCTCGTTCCGTTCGGACGAGGTCGAAGTGACCTGGAAGCGGGATCCGGCGAAGCCTGTGCCGGGCGCCACCGGCAGGCAGAAAGACGCACCAAGACAGGGTGCGGAAGCGGTGATCACCTTTGGACCGGCCGTGGTTGAAAAATACCGGGTTGCAAAAAAATACCGGGTTCCTGCCCTGGACCGGCGCCTGGTAACCGAGCGGACCCGGGCAGAGGCGCGGCTCATCCATGCAGCCCGGAAAGGCGGCGTACCAACCCCTGTCCTGCACGACATCACTGCCGATACCATCGTGATGGAGCGGATTCCAGGCACCCTGCTCACCGACGACCTGAACGAGAAGAACCTCATAAATGCGGGCAGTACCATTGGAAAACTGCATTCAGCAGGGCTCATGCACGGGGATCTCACCACGAGCAACCTTGTCCTGCGCGATGGGGACGGGACTTGTGTCCTGATCGATTTCGGACTTGCGCAGGTGACCCAGGAGATCGAACAGCGGGGCGTTGACATCCACGTCCTCTACCAGACCCTGGAGAGTACGGCTCCCGACCGGTGTGCTATCCTCAAGGCGGCATTCGAATCGGGGTACAGGGAGACATTTGCCGGGGCCGATGAGATCCTTGCACGGGAACACGAGATCGAACTCCGGGGGAGATACCTGTGA
- the rdgB gene encoding RdgB/HAM1 family non-canonical purine NTP pyrophosphatase has product MKITMVTGNANKAREVAAFFGGMLEVSHVTLDLPEHRSEDVGEIAEGKARFAYAQLKTPLIVDDTGFSIRALNGFPGPYAAYVQQSIGNTGILKLMEGRTDRAAHFTTAIAYADARGVRVFPGILDGQITHTPRGDGGFGYDPIFEIGGKTLAEIPMEEKSKMSHRARALAGFHDWFVTDTRQTGEPRNTNG; this is encoded by the coding sequence GTGAAGATCACGATGGTGACCGGCAATGCTAACAAAGCCCGGGAAGTTGCAGCCTTCTTCGGGGGGATGCTCGAAGTATCCCACGTCACCCTGGACCTCCCCGAACACCGTTCGGAGGATGTCGGGGAGATTGCCGAAGGCAAAGCCCGGTTTGCGTACGCGCAGCTCAAAACCCCGCTTATCGTGGACGATACGGGCTTTTCCATCCGCGCACTCAACGGATTCCCTGGCCCTTATGCCGCCTATGTCCAGCAATCCATCGGCAATACCGGTATCCTGAAACTGATGGAAGGCCGGACGGACCGGGCTGCACACTTCACAACGGCGATTGCCTATGCGGACGCGAGGGGAGTGCGGGTTTTTCCGGGAATCCTCGACGGGCAGATCACCCACACTCCCCGGGGGGATGGCGGGTTTGGTTACGATCCCATCTTCGAGATCGGGGGAAAAACGCTCGCCGAGATCCCCATGGAAGAGAAGAGCAAAATGTCCCACCGGGCCCGGGCGCTTGCCGGGTTCCATGACTGGTTTGTAACAGATACACGGCAGACCGGAGAACCCCGTAACACAAACGGTTAA